In Sinorhizobium arboris LMG 14919, a genomic segment contains:
- a CDS encoding DNA helicase codes for MRLSAPIYQLKRRAKSLARNEKIALHKALDRIALEEGFAGWSLLSSRSAMDPPSKALLSRLVDGDLLLLGARPGHGKTLLGLNLLMDAVREGRRAIFYTLEYTEWEAMERIRSLDEGDHDIGDKLEIVTSDEISAGFVVKHLSGSPRGTVAVIDYLQILDQQRSKPPLPDQLLVLQEFARNTGVILGFISQIDRSFDPERNPVPGIGDIRLPNPIQLGIFSKACFLHDGAVRFQDVG; via the coding sequence ATACGGTTGTCTGCCCCCATCTACCAGCTGAAACGTCGGGCCAAATCTCTGGCCCGAAACGAAAAAATCGCCTTGCATAAAGCCCTGGATCGCATCGCGCTTGAGGAGGGCTTCGCCGGATGGAGCTTGCTATCGTCTCGCTCCGCGATGGATCCGCCCTCAAAAGCATTGCTATCCCGGCTCGTGGATGGCGACCTTCTGTTGTTGGGCGCTCGTCCTGGACACGGCAAGACCTTGCTGGGGCTAAACCTTCTGATGGATGCTGTCCGTGAGGGAAGGAGGGCCATTTTCTACACCTTGGAGTACACTGAATGGGAGGCAATGGAGCGTATCCGATCACTGGACGAGGGTGATCACGACATTGGCGACAAGCTGGAAATCGTGACCTCGGACGAGATCAGCGCCGGTTTCGTCGTAAAGCATCTTTCCGGATCGCCTCGCGGGACCGTTGCGGTCATTGACTATCTGCAAATCCTCGATCAGCAGCGAAGCAAGCCTCCACTTCCGGACCAATTGCTCGTCCTACAGGAATTTGCTCGCAATACTGGGGTCATTCTCGGCTTCATCTCGCAGATCGACCGTTCTTTCGACCCCGAGCGCAATCCCGTTCCAGGCATCGGGGACATTCGCCTGCCCAATCCCATTCAGTTGGGCATCTTCTCGAAAGCCTGCTTTCTACACGACGGAGCGGTGCGGTTTCAGGATGTGGGCTGA
- the sucD gene encoding succinate--CoA ligase subunit alpha: MSILLDKNTRVIVQGLTGKIGSFHAEDMKRYGTNVVGGVTPGKGGQAHLGMPVFNTVKGAVQETGADASIVFVPPPFAADSIMEAADAGIRLCVCITDGIPSQDMIRVKRYMRRYRFEDRMTLIGPNCAGMITPGEAMMGIMPGSIYLPGRIGIVGRSGTLGYEAASQMKTLGIGVSTSVGIGGDPVNGSSFKDMLALFEKDPNTDAVLMIGEIGGPQEAEAALWARDHMKKPLIAYIAGLSAPKGRRMGHAGAIISAFGESAQEKVEILKSAGVAIVPTPSSFGETVAEVLSAMGKAA; encoded by the coding sequence ATGTCCATTCTGCTTGACAAGAACACCCGCGTCATCGTCCAGGGCCTCACCGGCAAGATCGGCAGCTTCCATGCCGAGGACATGAAGCGCTACGGCACGAATGTCGTCGGTGGCGTCACCCCCGGCAAGGGCGGCCAGGCTCATCTCGGCATGCCGGTCTTCAACACGGTGAAGGGCGCCGTGCAGGAAACCGGTGCGGATGCCTCGATCGTCTTCGTGCCGCCGCCCTTTGCTGCGGACTCCATCATGGAGGCGGCGGATGCCGGCATCCGGCTCTGCGTTTGCATCACCGACGGCATTCCCTCCCAGGACATGATCAGGGTCAAGCGATACATGAGGCGCTATCGGTTCGAGGATCGCATGACCCTGATCGGGCCAAACTGCGCGGGCATGATCACGCCTGGAGAGGCGATGATGGGCATCATGCCTGGGTCGATCTATCTGCCCGGCCGCATCGGCATCGTTGGCCGCTCCGGTACGCTCGGCTATGAGGCGGCGAGCCAGATGAAAACGCTCGGCATCGGCGTGTCGACCTCGGTCGGTATCGGCGGCGACCCGGTCAACGGCTCGTCCTTCAAGGACATGCTGGCACTGTTCGAAAAGGATCCGAACACCGACGCGGTCTTGATGATCGGCGAGATCGGCGGCCCGCAGGAGGCGGAAGCCGCGCTCTGGGCGCGCGACCATATGAAGAAGCCGCTGATCGCCTATATCGCAGGCCTTTCGGCCCCGAAGGGACGCCGTATGGGTCATGCAGGCGCGATCATCTCCGCCTTCGGAGAATCGGCGCAGGAAAAAGTCGAGATACTGAAGAGTGCGGGCGTCGCGATCGTTCCGACCCCGTCGTCCTTCGGCGAGACCGTGGCGGAAGTGCTGTCCGCCATGGGCAAGGCCGCCTGA